From Dehalococcoidales bacterium:
TATGCACGTTGCCGGCTATATCCGGCAGATGGCGAAGGGGATTATACTGGTGGTTAACAAATGGGACATGGTGGCTGATAAGAACGTGACCGAATGGGACCGTCAAATCAGGAGCCAGCTTAAATTCATAGACTATGCGCCGGTGCTGTACACCTCGGCCAAACTCGGGCAAGGAATAGATGAGATTATGCCCCAGGCGTACCGGGTCTATCAGGAGAGACTAAAGCGGCTGAAAACAGCCGCGGTCAATAACGTGGTGCAGGAAGCGGTAGCGGCCCACAGCCCGCCGCGTGTTGGCAAGAGGCAGTTGAAGATCCTGTATGCCACCCAGGCCGAGGTGAACCCGCCGACCTTTGTCTTTTTTGTCAATGATGCTGAGCTGGTCCATTTTTCCTATCAACGCTACCTGGAGAACAAACTGCGCCAGGCGTTTGGTTTCGCGGGCACCCCGCTTCGTTTAGTTTTTAAAAACAGAGGAGAATCATGATAGTTGCCACATTTGTCGCGGTAGTGATAATCAGTTACCTTCTGGGTGCCATTCCCTTTGGTTTATTAATCGCCAGGCGGAGCGCCAAGGTCGATGTCAGGCAATATGGCAGTGGCAAAACGGGGACGACCAACGTGCTGAGGGTGGCTGGTAAGAAAGCGGCGATCCTGGTATTTACTCTTGATTTGTTAAAAGGGGCGCTGGCGGTAGTACTGGCCGGTTTACTGGTCGGTAGAAGCTACCTGTTAGTAGGTAATATCAGCCTGGGATTGCTGACGGCGCAATGTATGGCGGCATTAGCGGCGATGGCGGGGCATAACTGGTCGGTCTTCCTTAAATTTCAGGGGGGAAGAGGCGTGGCCACTTTCTTCGGGGGATTGGCCGCTTTAAGCCCGGTGGTAGCTCTTTTCGGCGGGCAGGTCTTTATTATCGGCACCGGGCTGACCAGATTCGCCTCACTGGG
This genomic window contains:
- the plsY gene encoding glycerol-3-phosphate 1-O-acyltransferase PlsY; amino-acid sequence: MIVATFVAVVIISYLLGAIPFGLLIARRSAKVDVRQYGSGKTGTTNVLRVAGKKAAILVFTLDLLKGALAVVLAGLLVGRSYLLVGNISLGLLTAQCMAALAAMAGHNWSVFLKFQGGRGVATFFGGLAALSPVVALFGGQVFIIGTGLTRFASLGSIAGAVGTYTILLPLTILNGFPFEYLIYTLIGTIVIIIMHRDNISRLLSGKERRLGEKGEHVNSQQSGE